The DNA window AACAAAGATAAAAGAATAAAGACAAAAAAAAGAGCAGAAATTTCTGCTCTTCAATGATTTAATTAAAATTCATGGTTATTGGCATTTTAAATTGAGATGCGACTGGCTTTCCATTTAGCGTACCTGGCTTCCACTCGACTCCTTTTAAGGTTTTTTCTAGAGCATCTTTGGCTGCTGTTTTGAAATTTTCATCATCAAATTGATAATTAGCATTATAACTTTTCCCATCTTCAGAAACAATTATTATAAGGACACCTTTTAATGTTCCTTTAGAATTTTTCATTTTACTCACATCAAAATTTTCAGCTAATTTATTTCTTAATGCTGCAAGTCCTCCAGGAAATTCTGGTTCTGTTTGTGAAGAAATTTCTTTTACAGGAGGTGGAGGTGGAATCATTTCTGTATTTTCTTCCTTAACTTTTTCTACCTTTTGCTTTTTAGGTTTAATGGTATCTTTTTTTATTGAGATCATTTCATTTTTAAATGCGCTTTTTTCAATATTTGAAACTTGAGTTCCTGAAAATTGTGTCTCTTCTTTTTTAACAATTTTTTGAAGAGACTTGTTTACTGTATTTTCAATTTTAGCAGGCACTTTTTCTACAAAAGCAAAAAATAATAATGCTGATATTGGTAAAGTCAAGTAAGACTTCATTTTGGCTATTTTAGTTAATTTATTGGTCATCATAACGATTCTTTTTTTAGTGTTGTGTAAATTAAATGGATGTGTAAATAATATTTTCTCTGAAATAAGTTCGTTCAGTATGAGCTTTTGGTAACTAATTATATCTTTATTTTGGCTTAAAACCGCTTCATCTGCCAGAAATTCATGATTGGTAACAATTGCTTTTCTATAAAAAAAGAATGCAGGATTGAACCAAAATACGCAAAGCATAATTTCTATAAAAATTACATCAATGCTGTGTTTTTGATTCACATGAGCTTTCTCGTGAAGAATAATTTTATAATCTATTTGCCCTTCTAAAAAATCACTTTTATTAAGAAAAATAGAGTTCCAAAAACTGTAAGGTGTAAATTTATTTTGCTTTAAAATGAATTGATAATGGTCTTGTTTTATTTTTTCTGAAAATTTAATTTCTTTTATAAGTTTAAAAATTCCCCAAGAAAATTTTAGAAACAGAAGTGAAAATCCTAAAATATAAATTCCCAAAACTAGGCTTTCTAGGGTAAAAACGGTGGTTTCTACCAATTTGGTTTCTGGTAAAATTAGGAGTTCAGAATTATTTTGATTAATATTCCCTACCACTTCAATAGTTCCGTAATTAATTGATATTAAGGGAACTAATATAGAAAACAAAGCACTGCTTAAAAGATAAAACCTTTTGAAATGATGATTTTTTTCTTTTTCTAAAAAAACAAAATACAGTAAAATGAAAATTGCAGAAAGTGCAATCATTATATAAATATAAGTTTCCATTAGTCTTTCTTTTTCTGAATTTCTGCTTCTATAATTTTCTTTATTTCAATCAGTTCTTTTTCGCTTAATTTAGAATTAGCTGTAAAGAACGACGCAAATTGCGTTACAGAATTATTGAAAAATTTACCAATCATACCTTGCATTTCATTGGCAAAATAATTTCCTTTTTCTACCAAAGGAAAATATTCTCTAGAGTTGCCAAAAGTTTTATAATCTATCAAATTTTTATTTTGCATCCTTTTGAGCAAAGTTGCAATGGTAGTTGTCGCAGGTTTTGGTTCTGGGAAAGCTTCTATAATATCTTTCATAAAAGCTTTTTCTTTGTCCCAAAGTATTTCCATTAATTCTTTTTCGGCTTCGGTTAACTTATTCATTTATACAAAAATAAAATTTACTCTACAAATGTAGAATAAATTTTCAAACACACAAACTTTTCACAAAAAAAATCGCTAAAAATTTTAGCGATTCTGTATAATCAAATTATTTTTTACTCAAAAGCTCTATCTAAAATTCTGAAAATCTTGAATATAAAGTCCTTTTGCAGCATTCGTAGGATTGAATTTTTGCAGATTTTTATTTTCAAAACTGCTAGTAGAAGTATTACCCATTCTGAAAGACTGACCTGTAATAAGCTCTAAAGCCTTTTTCAAAAACGGGTCTCTTACATCGCCAAAAGCAGTTAAATTATTGAAAATAGAATAAGGATTTATTTCATAATTCGGAGCAATAAATTCTGGATTCACATCTTTATCTTTGTTGTAATAAGAAAAAGTAATCGGTTGTAATTGCCAGTTATGCTTCGTATTTCTATTAGTATACGAAGTGTAATCTTGAGCTGGAGAATCATACAAAGTGATAGAACCTACAAATTTCCCTACTGTATCATAACCAATCGTTACCACATTTACATATTTTTTAAGACACTGAACCGTAAGTTCACTTGCCGAAGCAGTTTGGAAATTTACCAAAACATAAACTTTAGTCAGATTAAGACTATTAATGGTTTGTGTTCCAGATTTTTCGGGTCTGTTATTCACTAAACTGTAAGTATTCATTTGATTGCTCAGATAATCAAAGCCGTCTTCACTATTATGTTTATTATTAAAATCTAAAAAAACATACGGACTTCCGCTATAACTGTCGTTAATCATTCCTGCCAAAGCAACTGCCGTTTCCAGAGAACCACCTCCGTTATATCTTAAATCTAAAACCAATTCATTGATTCCATCTGCTTTCATTTGAGCAAAAGCAGCATTTAACTCATCATTATAATCTGCTTTGAAAGCATTAAATACCAAATATCCAATATTTTTAGTTCCGTACACTTTTTTCTCATAATAAGCGATTGGATTTTCGTCTATATCTGCTTGAGTAATCGAAATAGAAGAAGTTTTATCTGTGGTAATAAGTCCTGCACTCGTTAATTGTACCGTTGCAGCAAGAGTAACAGTAACTTGATTGTTATACAATAAGTCAGAATTATTAAGCGTCAAAGGAGAACCATTTACTTTAGTGATTACATCGCCACGTTTTAAACCTGCCAAAGCTGCAGGAGAATTAGGAACCACATAATTTACAAGAGCAACTGCGGTAGTATTGGTATTGTCTTTCGGATAAATTCCTATATCAAAACCTCCACTTTTTTCAACTTCGGCAATTTTAGAAGAATATACTACTTCATTATTGTTTTCAATCCATGAAAATCTATCAATGGTACCTCTTTGATAAAGCAAAGAATAGAAAAGCTTGTCTGGAGTTTTTCCATTTAAAAAATTAGCGTACGTGGTTTGATTATCATCAAAAGCATCTGCCAAATTAGGTACATTCGGTTGCCAATAATACCAAGAATTCATGGCCTTCCAAACAAAATTATTGATTTCATCAGGCTTAGTGGTAGAACCAGAATCATTATTGTCATCTCTAGAACAAGAGATAAATACTAATGTTAAAAATAGTGCGTTAAATAGATATTTAAGTTTCATTTTTTTGAATAGATTTGTAATAAACTTAACGATAAATTTATGAAAATTAGTATAATAAAATCATTTTTGGGAGCAATCTTTATGGCAAGTTTCGCAATTTCTTGTCAATCAAACGTTTTACCAAAGGTAAAAAACGCCACTTATTCTTCTTATTCTAATGCTGACCAAAAAGGATATTGGGTAGAATTTGAACTAAGTCATGATTCTATTGCACCAAAATCTGTTGTGCTCAATAATATTTTACAAGAAATTACTCCAGAAAATAAAACCGATAAAAAATATAAAATCAATGTAATAGCTCAATCTACCGCAATTTTCGGATTCAAACCGAAGTTGGTAGAGAAAGAAAATGGCATTTATTTTGTTACAGATACGGCAGATGTTTTCAGGGCTGTAGATTTCAAATTAAAATAAATTTTATCTTTGCGCCCGTTTTATAACGTTATAAAAATATAATTATGAAAAAAATTTTTGCAAGCGCAATGATATTTGCCGTAGGTTTTGCAAGCGCTCAAACGGTTGCTTATAAAGGAGCAGGTGATGTAAAAGTAAATTTAGGTGCTAATTTACAAGATGGAGGAACAGGTATTGTTTCTTCTGTAGATTATGGTTTAGGTGAGAGTTTCTCAATTGGTGCACAAGCTGGATATCTTCTTGGCGTAAAAGAAATTGGTGGAGAAATTCCAAAATTCGGAGATAGATTTGACTTAAAAGTAAGATTAAATGCTAATCTTGGAAGCGTTTTGAAACTTCCTTCAAATGTAGATGTATATCCTGGATTAAACCTTGGACTTAAAAATTTCGGTGGACATCTTGGAGCAAGATATTTCTTTGATAAAGGTTTTGGACTCTATACAGAAATGCAATTCCCAATCGCGAAATACAAAAAATCTGAAATTGCTTTTGACGATTTAAACAATCAATTTGCAGTAAATATTGGAGTGTCTTTTGATATCGACAACTAAAAAACTTTATAAAAAAATAAAAATGCCGAGAAAAATCTCGGCATTTTTTTATGCTTGCTCTAACTTTACTGTAAAATGTCTTAAAATTTCTGACTCCCAAGTGATTTTGTAACCTTTTGTAATTTCATCACTTCGGTCAAAAACATTTTTAAGCGCTGCTGCGATATAGCGAATATGATTATCCGTATAGGTTCTTCTTGGCAAAGCCAATCTCACCAATTCCAGCTTCGGATAACGATTTTCTCTGGTTTCTGGATCTCTATCTGCCAAAATAGTTCCTATTTCCACCCCTCTAATTCCCGCTTCTTTATAAATTTCTAAAGCCAATGTTTGCGCAGGAAATTCTTCTCTTTTGATATTGGGTAAAAATTTAAGCGCATCTAAGAAAACAGCGTGACCGCCAATTGGTTTCTGAACAGGAATTCCGTATTCTATCAAGAGATTTCCCAAAAGTTCTACTTGAGAAATTCTGCTTTCTAAGTAAGGAAATTCGGTTGCTTCGTCTAAACCTTGTGCAAGTGCAGCCATATCTCTTCCAGCCATTCCTCCGTAAGTGATAAAACCTTCATAAATAATAGTGAAATTAGACGCTTTTCTGAAAATTTTCTCGTCATTTAAAGCGATAAAACCACCAATATTTACCAAACCATCTTTTTTAGAACTCATGGTCATCCCGATTCCGTAAGAAAACATTTCTTTACAGATTTCTTTGATGCTCCAATTTTTGTAATTTTCTTCTCTTTGTTTGATGAAATAAGCATTTTCGGCAAATCTCGCAGCGTCAAAAATCACTGGAATTCCGTATTGATCCGAAAGATTTTTAACCGCTTTTATATTTTCTAAAGAAACAGGTTGTCCACCAGAAGTATTACAAGTAATGGTAATTAAACAAAACGGAATTTGTTTTTTTGGATAAGACTGATAAACTTTTTCTAATTTTTGAATATCTAAATTTCCTTTGAAAGGATGAAGATTTTCTATATCAAAAGCTTCATCAATCGTACAATCTACTGCATGAGCTTTTCTGAATTCTATATGACCTTTAGTCGTGTCAAAATGAGAATTTCCGGGAATGATATCATTTTCTTTAATCATCGTAGAAAAAAGCACATTTTCTGCAGCTCTTCCTTGATGAACAGGTAAAAGAAACTGAAATCCAGTTAATTTTTCGACTTGTTTTTGGAGTTTTTCGAAGGAGCGAGAACCTGCATAAGATTCATCTCCCATCATAAGTTCTCCCCATTGTTTATCACTCATTGCTCCCGTTCCTGAATCGGTAAGCAAATCGATAAAAACCTGAGAGGATTTTAAATTAAATAAGTTATAGTGCGCTTCTTGAAGCCAAATTTCTCTTTGTTCGCGTGTAGATTGCGAAATTTCTTCCACCATTTTTATGCGGAAGGGTTCTGCGTAAGGAAGTTTCACTTTAGATTAAGATTAAGGTTAAGGTTGAGTGAATTACACTACCATTTTTTGACAAAATTTTAAATTTCTAAACCTTTGTCTTTACCTAAATCTCATTCCGGTGCTTTGAAAACGTTTTTATCACTGTGGAAACCTGCTACTCCGCCAGAAACTGCAAATTTCATGGCTTCGGCAGCGTTCATTCCCACTACAGGTTTTATGTTTTTTTCTTCGGTGACAATTACCCAACCAGAAATAGCATAAGAATGAGGCAAATACACCGCCGCGAAATTGTGTTTTTCTACTTCGCCCATTTCTTTTTGGGTCAAAAATCCTATTCTCCAGATTTCTGGATTTTCATTGGTTTTTACCCAAACTGGCGTGTTAAATTTCTTTTTATCTCCTACAAATGAAGACATTACATCTTTAGTAGGTGTGTAAATATGTTTTACTCCTGGTGTTTTTTCTAAAAAATGGTCTAAACTCTCGAAAACAACTTTCCCAAAAACAAATTTGTTAAAGAAATAACCTACTCCAGAAATAAATAAAATCAAAGACAAAAAACCAACTCCTGTTCTATTGAGGAAAGGAAAGAATTTTTCAAACGGAATAATGTTATCAATGGTGTCAAAAACCAAAAAAATGAGATACAAAGTCGCCGCGATAGGACCAATGATAATCAGTCCTTTCAAGAAAGATTTCACGAAAAGATTTAAGTAGTCTTCGGGTTTTGGCTTTTTAATTCTCACTTTCTTAAAAATATCGCAGTAAAGATAATAATTTCATAAACTTTCTGATAAAAAATGTAAACTAAATTTTAATGTTTCATTCTACTTTTACCACACCAAAATATTAACAACTATTAAATCACAAGACCTATGAAAAATTTACAGAAAATGAGTGCAAGTTTATTTGCATTTTTGGTAAGCTTTTTAGCATTTGCACAAGAAAAAGCAGTAGAAGTAACCACTTCTACTACTACCACCACAGAAGAATGGTACACTAATCCGCTTTATTGGGTTATAGGAGCAGTAGCTCTTATTGCAATTATTGCGATTGTATCAAGAAGTGGCAACAAAGATTAACCCCCTTTAATTTTACCAAAAAGCTCATCAAAATTTGATGAGCTTTTTTATTTTTAACCATGAATGGTTTCTTTATTTCCGTAAGATTTTATGATTTCGCCTTCATATTCTAACCATTCTTCCCAGCGTTTGTTTACTTTTTCTGGGTCTCCTAATTGTCTTGCGAAACCTATGAAAGTAGTGTAATGATTGGCTTCAGAAATCATGAGCTCTTTGTAGAATTCTTTGAGTTCTTCGTCTTTTATGTTTTCTGTCAAAACTTTAAAACGCTCACAACTTCTCGCTTCAATCATCGCTGCAAAAAGCATTTTGTCTATAATTAAATCTTCTCTACTTCCTTGAATAATGAATTTAAAAAGTTGATTTACATAATCGTCTTTTCTGGTTCTCCCTAAAATATAACCTCTCTTTTTGATGATTTCGTGAACTTGATTGAAATGGTCCATTTCTTCTTGTGCTATTGCCAAAAGTTCGGTCACAATTTCTGTATGTTCAGGAATCATAGTGATTAAACCAATCGCATTAGTGGCAGCTTTTTGTTCGCACCAAGCGTGATCTGTAAGGATTTCTTCTAAATTTCCTTCTGCTATATTTGCCCAACGTGGATCTGTAGGTAATTTTAATTTGAACATTTTATTTCTAATTTTTTGCAAATTTACATTAATTCTCGGCAGTTTTCTTTCTTAGAAATTCTAAAATTTTCCAGCCGTAATCGTCTACTTTTTTCAAAACTTCTGCGAAAAGGATGGCTAAAATCACATTCAAAACATATACAATCACCATCAAAACCCAAATATTTATGCTGTCTTTAAGAGGCGGAATTAAAAAATACACTACTGAAGAGCTCATTCCTTGCGCAAAATAATAGAAAATGGCGTTTTTCCCGATGTAGTTAATGAAATTGTCTTTGGTGATTTTCAATCGGTTATACAATACAAAAATGGTCACCAAAGAAAGTAAACTCCAAACGATGTAAGGAATTTTTGGCGGAAATTTTTGCTTATTAAATTTATAGAAAACTTCGTTACCGAAATACCAGAAAACCAAAACCAAACTCAAAGCTACCAATCCATACAAAACAGGAACAAAAACATTTTTAATTCTTTTTCCTTTTAATTGAGTGGCGATTAAGAAAATGGCAAGATAAAAAGCAACATAACCAACTTGTCCGCTCGGATAATATGGTGCAAAGTTTTTCATTACATCATTATCAATATTGAAATAAATCGTGAGCGCTAAACAAACTCCTATTAACCATTTGATGTGTTTTGGGAAAAATTTCAAAGCTAAAACTCCAAAAACAGTTACGATGTAATAGACTTTAAGATACCAAAAACTTCCCATCACTACAGGAAAACTATCACAATTGCTATAACTGTGAAGCCACCAATTCCCGAGCATATCCCAATTAAATGCTGAGTCTAGATTAGGTACACCATATTTAGTTCCGAAAACCGTATAATAGGATTGCATTCCTTCTTCTCCAAAAATATTGAAGATACCGAGTTTCATAAATCCATCAAGGAAAAACAAGAACGTCACGAAAATCATATACGTCACTTGAAGTTTCAGCAATCTATACAGGGTTTTCTCTACATTATTCCCAGAAGTTAAGCCACTTAAAGCAAAAAACACAGGAACATCTATGAGTAAACTCAACGTTCTCACTTCCGAAGGAAGATAAAGTTGACCACTCCAAAAAGCGGTATGAATAAAAATAATAGAAAGAGTAGCCAAGCCTTTGGCAAAATCAATGTAGAGGTCTCGTTTCATATAGTTTATTAAGTAATTTCAAAAGTACAGATTTTCAGTTCAAATAAAAAATTTTAGCATTATTGTGGATAACTCAAAAATATTTCTTACTTTTGCACCCTGAATTAACTAAAAAAATTATAAACAATGTTAGCAATCGTAGAGATAGCAGGGCTTCAATACAAAGTTGAGCAAAACCAAAAGTTGTTTGTAAACCGTTTAAAAGGAGAAAAAGGAGATAAAGTTTCTTTTGAAAAAGTTCTTCTTACTATTGACGGAGCAATCACTGTAGGTGCCCCAGCTGTAGAGGGTGTTTCTGTACAAGCAGAAATCCTAGACCATGTACAAGCAGATAAAGTAATCGTTTTCAAAAAGAAAAGAAGAAAAGGTTACAAAGTGAAAAATGGTCACAGACAACAATTAACTCAAATTCAAATTGTATCAATTGGTGGTGCAGATGCTCCAA is part of the Cloacibacterium normanense genome and encodes:
- a CDS encoding M56 family metallopeptidase, which translates into the protein METYIYIMIALSAIFILLYFVFLEKEKNHHFKRFYLLSSALFSILVPLISINYGTIEVVGNINQNNSELLILPETKLVETTVFTLESLVLGIYILGFSLLFLKFSWGIFKLIKEIKFSEKIKQDHYQFILKQNKFTPYSFWNSIFLNKSDFLEGQIDYKIILHEKAHVNQKHSIDVIFIEIMLCVFWFNPAFFFYRKAIVTNHEFLADEAVLSQNKDIISYQKLILNELISEKILFTHPFNLHNTKKRIVMMTNKLTKIAKMKSYLTLPISALLFFAFVEKVPAKIENTVNKSLQKIVKKEETQFSGTQVSNIEKSAFKNEMISIKKDTIKPKKQKVEKVKEENTEMIPPPPPVKEISSQTEPEFPGGLAALRNKLAENFDVSKMKNSKGTLKGVLIIIVSEDGKSYNANYQFDDENFKTAAKDALEKTLKGVEWKPGTLNGKPVASQFKMPITMNFN
- a CDS encoding BlaI/MecI/CopY family transcriptional regulator, which gives rise to MNKLTEAEKELMEILWDKEKAFMKDIIEAFPEPKPATTTIATLLKRMQNKNLIDYKTFGNSREYFPLVEKGNYFANEMQGMIGKFFNNSVTQFASFFTANSKLSEKELIEIKKIIEAEIQKKKD
- a CDS encoding S41 family peptidase — its product is MKLKYLFNALFLTLVFISCSRDDNNDSGSTTKPDEINNFVWKAMNSWYYWQPNVPNLADAFDDNQTTYANFLNGKTPDKLFYSLLYQRGTIDRFSWIENNNEVVYSSKIAEVEKSGGFDIGIYPKDNTNTTAVALVNYVVPNSPAALAGLKRGDVITKVNGSPLTLNNSDLLYNNQVTVTLAATVQLTSAGLITTDKTSSISITQADIDENPIAYYEKKVYGTKNIGYLVFNAFKADYNDELNAAFAQMKADGINELVLDLRYNGGGSLETAVALAGMINDSYSGSPYVFLDFNNKHNSEDGFDYLSNQMNTYSLVNNRPEKSGTQTINSLNLTKVYVLVNFQTASASELTVQCLKKYVNVVTIGYDTVGKFVGSITLYDSPAQDYTSYTNRNTKHNWQLQPITFSYYNKDKDVNPEFIAPNYEINPYSIFNNLTAFGDVRDPFLKKALELITGQSFRMGNTSTSSFENKNLQKFNPTNAAKGLYIQDFQNFR
- a CDS encoding DUF6646 family protein is translated as MKKIFASAMIFAVGFASAQTVAYKGAGDVKVNLGANLQDGGTGIVSSVDYGLGESFSIGAQAGYLLGVKEIGGEIPKFGDRFDLKVRLNANLGSVLKLPSNVDVYPGLNLGLKNFGGHLGARYFFDKGFGLYTEMQFPIAKYKKSEIAFDDLNNQFAVNIGVSFDIDN
- a CDS encoding tryptophanase, with amino-acid sequence MKLPYAEPFRIKMVEEISQSTREQREIWLQEAHYNLFNLKSSQVFIDLLTDSGTGAMSDKQWGELMMGDESYAGSRSFEKLQKQVEKLTGFQFLLPVHQGRAAENVLFSTMIKENDIIPGNSHFDTTKGHIEFRKAHAVDCTIDEAFDIENLHPFKGNLDIQKLEKVYQSYPKKQIPFCLITITCNTSGGQPVSLENIKAVKNLSDQYGIPVIFDAARFAENAYFIKQREENYKNWSIKEICKEMFSYGIGMTMSSKKDGLVNIGGFIALNDEKIFRKASNFTIIYEGFITYGGMAGRDMAALAQGLDEATEFPYLESRISQVELLGNLLIEYGIPVQKPIGGHAVFLDALKFLPNIKREEFPAQTLALEIYKEAGIRGVEIGTILADRDPETRENRYPKLELVRLALPRRTYTDNHIRYIAAALKNVFDRSDEITKGYKITWESEILRHFTVKLEQA
- a CDS encoding DUF502 domain-containing protein translates to MKKPKPEDYLNLFVKSFLKGLIIIGPIAATLYLIFLVFDTIDNIIPFEKFFPFLNRTGVGFLSLILFISGVGYFFNKFVFGKVVFESLDHFLEKTPGVKHIYTPTKDVMSSFVGDKKKFNTPVWVKTNENPEIWRIGFLTQKEMGEVEKHNFAAVYLPHSYAISGWVIVTEEKNIKPVVGMNAAEAMKFAVSGGVAGFHSDKNVFKAPE
- the miaE gene encoding tRNA-(ms[2]io[6]A)-hydroxylase gives rise to the protein MFKLKLPTDPRWANIAEGNLEEILTDHAWCEQKAATNAIGLITMIPEHTEIVTELLAIAQEEMDHFNQVHEIIKKRGYILGRTRKDDYVNQLFKFIIQGSREDLIIDKMLFAAMIEARSCERFKVLTENIKDEELKEFYKELMISEANHYTTFIGFARQLGDPEKVNKRWEEWLEYEGEIIKSYGNKETIHG
- a CDS encoding acyltransferase family protein, yielding MKRDLYIDFAKGLATLSIIFIHTAFWSGQLYLPSEVRTLSLLIDVPVFFALSGLTSGNNVEKTLYRLLKLQVTYMIFVTFLFFLDGFMKLGIFNIFGEEGMQSYYTVFGTKYGVPNLDSAFNWDMLGNWWLHSYSNCDSFPVVMGSFWYLKVYYIVTVFGVLALKFFPKHIKWLIGVCLALTIYFNIDNDVMKNFAPYYPSGQVGYVAFYLAIFLIATQLKGKRIKNVFVPVLYGLVALSLVLVFWYFGNEVFYKFNKQKFPPKIPYIVWSLLSLVTIFVLYNRLKITKDNFINYIGKNAIFYYFAQGMSSSVVYFLIPPLKDSINIWVLMVIVYVLNVILAILFAEVLKKVDDYGWKILEFLRKKTAEN
- the rplU gene encoding 50S ribosomal protein L21 encodes the protein MLAIVEIAGLQYKVEQNQKLFVNRLKGEKGDKVSFEKVLLTIDGAITVGAPAVEGVSVQAEILDHVQADKVIVFKKKRRKGYKVKNGHRQQLTQIQIVSIGGADAPKAKKATKKETTEEVVAEEKTAKKPAAKKTAKKDTED